GCAATGGTGTGAGCATTAGGTAGTTGAGTTACGTCAAAGTGGAGAAATCTCTGCTACAGATTTCATATGTAATCTGCTGACACTTTTAGCTTCTGAGTTAGTGGTACCTAGTAACCTTTCAATATGACTCAACATGTCTCATATGACAGTCACAAGGGCTGTTAGGTCAGATAAAGAGACAATGATTGCTTATTAAAGGAAATATAGACTTCTTTAGACTATTGAGTCTTGTCATATACTGGAGAGATTCCTTCCACTAATTTGCCAAGTTGAACACATTTTGAAAACTTAATATGACAGAGTTGCTATAtgttgtataatatatattatgcaaTATAATATAGATATAGTATTATTATGACATGACAAATAggtaagattttgtttttagcttTGGAACCAGATGGCAATATGAGAGATTAATGTGCTCTGAAACTCATTTTCATATATACTAGATTTATTTATCATTTCCTTCACTGACATCAATTAAAACCTAAAGTTCATAAGACAATTTGATAAGTGggtatgttttttttaatttttaattaaagttcATAATACAACTAATGAAGTaatgaaacacagaaaagatATCAGAAGGAGCCACTTGGCCATTTTCTATCACAGGCCACTTGAACACTGTTGAGTCCTTGGAAACTTTAGGTAGACATCTCAAAAATCCTTGTTATAACCAAAGGAAATTTTGGATTTTTTAAGGCAAAGTAAATTCATCTTCAGGCATTAGGAAAGGCTTGGCTGTTTAAGGGAAACgtgtaagaaataaaaatcacaccACTGCACAAAAACAGGATGGCCGCTAGAAATGCCACTCCCATGGCAACTCCAACTTTCTGACTATGTGGGTAAAAGGGTATATGGAAAGATGGTGGAAAGCCAATTCCCTCCTTGTTCATAATGGAAAAATAATTGCACAAGACAGTAAGGAAGACAAAGCTACTGGCAATGATGTTCAGAATTGCTGAAGTGCTGAAGGCATTGTAGATGACATTCTCCTCTTGTCTTCCCATGTACACATTTCTAAGAGCAACAGTGGTGGCCACTTTTCCAATCAGCCATAAAATGCTGGTGATCAGGAGCAGGTGTTGAGAAACACGAATATCCAAAGGGATGAAGTTGTCATGGTAGCTGTATTGGTGACACATTCTAATATTGCTGGAGTTGTCACGGTGGTAGATGCAGACTTTCCAAACTCCCACAAAGGCCACACTAGGGTAAGAGATCGTGGGTTCATTCAAGTACCACACTCGCCATTGCGGGAGGCCCATGGAGATGATGCAAAGAATCCATGCTGTGGTGGACAAAGCAAAACCTCCTACCTGGTGATAGGAACCTTTGTTCATGATGACAGTGAACACTGGACAACtgcaaagaaatacaaaacaacatAAGGACAAACTCCTCAAGCTTGGTACACTGTCTGTTGGGGGACTAGTAACAGGAGggagtatttatttgtttgagaaaaTGGGTCTTTGTTCTAGAAATTGCTATTGGAATATAAGCAAATTAAGTGAAGAAACATTTGGGAAAATTTACTGTGACTTGACAATGAATTCTAACTGTTCCATTTTTGACTGTTGGTCCAGATGTACAATGAGGTTTGGATACAGATATTCAGTCACAAAGATGACCAGTTTGTAGTTTTGGGCGAGTATCAAGGCCAGCATTACATATGTctcgagttccaggccagtctgagtttcatagtgaaactctgtaccaaaaaaaacaaaaacaaaaacaaaaacaaaaccaactaatATGGAAGTTAATAAATGATGAATAAactatcaattaattaattaatgataaaagtaatagaaaatcAAGTGATTCTAGTAAGCATATATAGTTTACTGCTCAGTGTACATTACTTTGAAGCAAATCAATTCACTGGAATATTTGGCGCATGTCAAAAGAGGTCAATTTGAAACCTAAGAAAAGGTTCACCAGGAAGCAAATCTAAAATGCATAGGAACCAGTAAGCATGTTTTTATGCTTTTACACTGTCCTAGAGCTACATAGGGATAAATGGCAGCTGTGGGCTCAGAAGAATGAAGGGTAAGTGGGAGAAGACATCCAGCTTAGTCTATAGAGAGCACAGGGTTCTGGAGGTTCTAGTGGTGGTATCATAGACAGGAGCACAAAGGGAAAGAGTGGAACAGGCTGATCCCTAAAATTATAATTAGCAGGGCATTGTTTAAAGCCGTATGTCACTACCCTTGGCATAAGGAAGACATTTTTGCTATGGTTTGTTTAATCTGAGTTATGACCTTATTATGTAGACCattctggcttcaaactcagtatgtagcccagactTAAACTGGTGTGACTGGCCACAAATTCATTGTAAGACAGACTGGACTTGAAATGATGTTCCTCGTGCTCCTGGGTACTATGTTGCATTTATGAGACTACTATTTAGAAGACAGTGAATAATAATACTTGAATTCAATTTCTGAGCTCCTTTTGCTGTCAAGGGATGAGTGAAATGAAGGACTGCACTCTCTATCCCTAGTGTAGAAGCCCCACCAGAGAAGTCATATTATCCTCAACTGGCATCAATAGCTTCAAcaaactagctctttttttccaGGCCCATCTCTACTGTCAAAGCACTAAAATAATCAAAAGTTCCAAGAATTAGATGCCCACTGTGTCAGAAAGAGAAGTgagggagcagaagaagggataCCACTCTGTACCCTGTGTGTGAGTCAGGGGAGAAGAACCAGGAGAGCTTCTAAGAACATGATAGATATCACACAAACATAAGAGGAATCCTGGGTggctttttaatgtatttaaaaagGGAAGACCTTTTATGGGAAGAGGTCTTTCCCAAGTGATGGGGATGCCCAAGTTGTACAGGTTGTGTAGCAGTGAATCACTGAAGGAGGCAGGAGTGGaatctgatgtggaattcccctctatatgctgtgaataccattggttaataaaggactgctttggacctatagcaaggcagaacttaaataggtggggaaaactgaactgaatgctgggagaaaggcagagtcagagagaagccatgtagccccagggatggaactttacccggtaagccacagccatgtggcaatacacagattactagaaatgggttaaattcaggtgtaagagttagccaataagaagttagagctaatgggccaagcagtgatttaattaatacagtatctgtgtggttatttgggggctaagcagccgggaacaaactaGTGGTCTCCTTACTACAGGGGTCAAAGAAAACAGTCATGGAATTGATCCAACTATCATAGACAGAGAAAGTCACACACCAGAACATTGCACATAAACAGGTGTTATgtgaaaacagagagagacagccaCACTCTCACACATTAATACTTATAAACatagatgcatgtgtgtatatacatggaCTGACAAAGAGGAGTATAGATCCTCTACAAGGTGTCAATATTACAAAATCATACTATTTGATGTTCTGCCTGCTGTACATTGAGAGCACATGATGCTTTGTAGGCTTGAGAATTTGCAAGAATAAATCAAAAGGTCTGGCACCTGCAGCCCTTCATGAAGGCAGGTTCTGTGAGTTGAAGGATCAAGACAGCTGTTCTTTGGGCCACATTTCCTGACCATTCACTCATATTCAGATAGAGAACATAAGACACAGAATGTAGCAACAGAGTGAGGACGAAataacacagaaagacagagagatgctCAGACAGAGGTAGGGAGACAGAGAATGGTGCTAATGCATGACATCATGACAGAGAATAGGCCACACTATGTATCACTAGCCTGAATGAAGGTCCCCACTCAAAATTCAAAGCCTAGTTTCTACAGAGCTTGTTTTGTCTTTCACATTATTGTGATGTTGAGAAACAAACCATTAAATCGAACCATCATAACTCACACTTCAATTGTTACTCACCTTTCCATAGATCAAAATACTTGAGAGAGcaacttaaaaaagaattatttagttTGAATCAGATTTCAGAGAGTTGAGTCTATTGCCCTTGGCTTTCTGGATTCCGCCAGCGCTTCTACCTATGTCCTAACTACTTAAGTGTTAAGAACATCCCACAACACTGCCACCAGCTAGGAACCAAATATTTAACACACGAGCCTTTGGGGGGTCAGATCACATCAAAATCTAATATCACAACAGAAGATCACACTGTGGGATTTCACTAAAGCAATCCCTGGTGTGATCAactccacagagacagaaagcagaatggTGGTTGCTAGGAGCTGGGGCAGTCAGAAGTAGGAGATGACATTCAATGAGGACAACATTTCTGTTGGGGAAGACGGGAAGTCATAGCCACTCCATGGCACTGTGAATGTATTTACAGCCACAGTTCTGTACACTTAGACAGTTAGTGATGAATTGTGATATGTATATTTAGCCATATTGCTTAGAGTATACACCAAAGACAGATGGAGCCTCTACTAACCAGCAGTGCTGTCTTCACGTGACCAGTTACCAGCTATGTGGCAAAACAAGCAGCTATCTGGGCCATCGGGGATGATGAGGACACAGCTCTCTTAGTATGTCCTTTAATGTTCTTTGTTGCTAACAACACAACTGGCTTGTTTTATAGTTCCGAGAATTCTACTATGTCATCAAATTCCAACCCTCAGAGACCACACTACCTGTTTTCAGCCACCAATATATGACTATCACTATAGTATTTGGGGACACATTACAGCACTGTCATATATGCTTTCTTTGGTCATATATTGTCCTGTTTCTTGTAGCATGAGTTGTATATACCAGTGGCCTTTTTTGACCCATCTGAGTAATTCAGGCCTGTCTGACAtccttttcttgatttcttcccttTGAGGAATAGTTTCTCTGGCCAGTcttagagaagtcattgccatATTTAGAAGTAGGTGCTAGCAGAGATGACATAAACACACTAGGAAAGATCCTGGTTAGTTCATCAGGGATATGCACAAAGATCCAGGTTTGTGAAACAGTCAATGAGGTTATAGCTGGAATAAATAGGAAACCCTCCTAAAACACGTTGATGTATGAGGCACAGGTGGTGACCACTGTAGATCCTCAcagtggaatactacacagccACACCAATTATGTCGAATTATATTGAAGGAAACTTCCCAACTATGCTTAGtaaaaagaatatttcaaaaaGTATCATTTGCCTAAATCCTATTTCtatttgaaaaaaaggaaaagtaagagATGGAGGCCGAAAATAACTtcagagaaggagggaaaggataGAATTGGTTGCAATATggtgtttttccttatttttttttcttgtttttgagacaatttcaCTATGTAGTCATGGTCAACTTGAACTTCTAATTCTCTAATCTCTGACCTCAGAGACCTAAGATTtcagacatgtgccactatgcaCTTCCTAAGCACACATAGGAGTCTAATATAATGACTGTGTCTAACTGTAAGATTGAAAATgctttattgtttctttaatgTTTTGTAATGTATCAGTTTATATGTTTATGCTGACTAATGGGTGtctttagaaacagaaaaaacacaCTGATGTGAATTTTCCTTCAGTATGTAGATCATTATGTAAATGTTCAGACAGCCAGATACCCTGGACAGATTGTCCTGAAAATAAGAAGGGCAACTAACAATATGCAGAATTTAGATACAATGTTTACACAAGGTCTAGGTTCCAAGTACATTGCCATGTTCACTCATATCAAAACAACTCATCTCCAACTGAGAGGACATACACAGTAGGTCAGGAATGCTGAGTCACTTGCTCAGGCCTTGCAACTGTGAAGTGAAAGGT
The sequence above is a segment of the Chionomys nivalis chromosome X, mChiNiv1.1, whole genome shotgun sequence genome. Coding sequences within it:
- the Cldn34 gene encoding claudin-34, with the translated sequence MEVNEETVEPSEDVQALTSKDQQESALTSCQAFSHAGVKATGPPLSQRYEKVDEKSSDKDLFVAFCPVFTVIMNKGSYHQVGGFALSTTAWILCIISMGLPQWRVWYLNEPTISYPSVAFVGVWKVCIYHRDNSSNIRMCHQYSYHDNFIPLDIRVSQHLLLITSILWLIGKVATTVALRNVYMGRQEENVIYNAFSTSAILNIIASSFVFLTVLCNYFSIMNKEGIGFPPSFHIPFYPHSQKVGVAMGVAFLAAILFLCSGVIFISYTFPLNSQAFPNA